One genomic segment of Nitrospira sp. includes these proteins:
- a CDS encoding carboxypeptidase-like regulatory domain-containing protein, with protein sequence MNVAFPPLAQATHEADHRFMVEGYVCDQNGKGLPNTDVLVKDTRISYGQVVRTDGDGYYKAMFHLHNDNLDDPLLVEARGERQNLKIQFDPKDLESERKIRVDFGTGCEASGPPAWIWWSSGAVFATACGIFGMKFVRSQRKPERIKAKSQGKKKS encoded by the coding sequence ATGAATGTTGCGTTTCCACCCCTGGCTCAAGCCACGCATGAAGCGGATCATCGTTTCATGGTGGAGGGGTATGTTTGCGATCAAAATGGGAAGGGACTTCCGAATACAGACGTTCTCGTCAAGGACACCAGGATTTCATACGGTCAGGTTGTTCGGACGGATGGAGATGGTTACTACAAAGCGATGTTTCATCTGCACAACGACAATCTTGACGATCCCCTTCTGGTAGAGGCGAGAGGTGAACGGCAAAACCTTAAGATTCAATTTGATCCGAAAGATCTAGAGAGCGAACGAAAGATTCGGGTTGACTTTGGAACTGGCTGTGAGGCGAGTGGGCCTCCCGCTTGGATTTGGTGGAGCAGTGGGGCGGTCTTTGCCACAGCCTGCGGTATTTTCGGGATGAAGTTTGTCCGTTCTCAGCGGAAGCCGGAACGGATCAAGGCGAAATCCCAGGGAAAGAAAAAATCATGA
- a CDS encoding c-type cytochrome produces MNIQAGSIRAVFIMSAGLLASCGDQGGEGPIVPPPPAPAEYAEKHMPADWWADAQKLEEGRKLFIGETNPDVNCASCHGKDGKPVKAGATDFRNPERMKLYSDSVWFWRISEGVPNTKMKGWKSKLSEEDRWKLVLYERNFGLAGKTWNEEMKQWAEAVIK; encoded by the coding sequence ATGAACATACAGGCAGGCTCGATTCGCGCTGTATTCATCATGAGCGCGGGACTATTGGCGAGTTGCGGAGACCAGGGTGGAGAGGGGCCGATTGTGCCGCCACCGCCGGCTCCTGCTGAATATGCCGAGAAGCATATGCCGGCAGATTGGTGGGCGGATGCTCAGAAGCTGGAAGAGGGACGCAAGCTCTTCATCGGTGAGACGAATCCCGACGTAAACTGTGCCAGTTGTCACGGGAAAGACGGGAAGCCCGTGAAGGCAGGCGCCACTGATTTCAGAAACCCTGAGCGCATGAAGCTGTATTCGGACTCTGTCTGGTTTTGGCGTATTTCCGAAGGAGTGCCGAATACCAAGATGAAAGGGTGGAAGAGCAAGCTCTCAGAAGAGGATCGATGGAAGCTCGTGCTCTATGAGCGGAATTTTGGACTGGCTGGGAAGACATGGAATGAAGAAATGAAGCAATGGGCCGAGGCCGTCATTAAGTGA
- a CDS encoding cytochrome ubiquinol oxidase subunit I: MKKLSSGLMALIVLFSLCAAATGVCAQEVGASSVELPYTGNRTAVWVVAQLHILFAAFILGAPIFVVISEWLGYRKQDPRYDRLAKEITKVTVILFSMTAVTGGLFIFVLLAAYPQFTTSFINQFYMVFAVMYPALFIAETILMYAYLYTWDVWKGERKGRHIALGVLLNLVCLLILFVINGPTSFMNTPPKAEGVSPQDFIAAATLWDKIANQSWFPLSLHRIDGNVAFGGFIAGMIAAYMYMGAKSQEERAYYDWMGFAAIWIAVGGSLLQPFTGLLLAYEMCDYDFSFCPYMMADQLSMFFEMQGMMIGLLFLAINYYSWLSVKRIEGAENVRMTILAPIVLVVLLPVTMWVMNKYWIPDPMSLVFLLPLTLSPFLLSRFVPKTVSARTVIKVGFIVMLVSDAVWLTPGGFVATGTDMPDELKLPEGWDFLASMPAKLSAILTLVFVTVVNYVLYNRTIKQGTILWGKIDFVSQFVLIFLAFISTWTMGLMGAVRSLLKKYFHTYSLVSDLSAESFTPTLSYSAWWITAITVFFIAIVSVAALVALRPSVSRVREPEGSPVPVGAK; this comes from the coding sequence GTGAAAAAACTGTCGAGCGGTCTCATGGCTCTCATTGTGTTGTTCTCCCTGTGCGCGGCAGCCACCGGTGTCTGCGCTCAGGAGGTTGGGGCGTCTTCGGTGGAGCTTCCGTATACAGGCAATCGGACGGCTGTATGGGTCGTCGCTCAACTCCATATTTTATTTGCCGCGTTTATCCTCGGTGCACCGATCTTCGTCGTCATTTCAGAATGGTTGGGTTACCGCAAGCAGGACCCTCGGTATGATCGCCTGGCTAAAGAGATCACCAAGGTTACGGTCATTCTCTTTAGTATGACGGCTGTGACGGGCGGCTTGTTTATTTTTGTCCTTCTTGCCGCCTACCCACAATTCACGACCTCATTCATTAATCAGTTTTATATGGTGTTCGCGGTCATGTATCCGGCGCTGTTTATCGCCGAGACGATTTTGATGTATGCCTACCTCTACACCTGGGATGTGTGGAAGGGTGAAAGGAAGGGGCGTCACATTGCTCTCGGCGTGCTCTTGAATCTTGTCTGTCTGCTCATCCTATTTGTCATCAACGGTCCCACGTCGTTCATGAATACACCGCCGAAGGCCGAAGGAGTTTCGCCGCAGGATTTCATCGCGGCGGCAACCTTGTGGGACAAGATTGCGAACCAAAGTTGGTTCCCTCTGAGCCTCCACCGAATCGATGGGAATGTGGCATTCGGTGGGTTTATCGCCGGGATGATCGCCGCCTACATGTACATGGGGGCGAAGTCGCAGGAGGAGCGAGCCTACTACGATTGGATGGGGTTCGCCGCCATCTGGATCGCCGTGGGTGGGTCGCTCTTGCAGCCGTTCACGGGACTTTTGTTGGCCTATGAAATGTGCGATTACGATTTTTCATTCTGCCCATATATGATGGCCGATCAGCTCTCCATGTTTTTTGAAATGCAGGGCATGATGATCGGGTTGCTGTTCTTGGCCATCAACTATTACAGTTGGCTCAGCGTCAAGCGAATTGAAGGGGCCGAAAATGTTCGGATGACGATTCTGGCTCCCATTGTCTTGGTGGTCTTGCTACCCGTCACGATGTGGGTCATGAATAAATATTGGATTCCGGATCCAATGTCGTTGGTGTTCCTTCTGCCCTTAACGTTGTCGCCCTTCTTATTGAGCCGGTTCGTTCCGAAGACCGTCTCCGCACGGACCGTCATCAAGGTCGGCTTTATCGTCATGCTCGTGAGCGACGCGGTCTGGCTTACACCCGGTGGGTTCGTGGCCACCGGCACCGATATGCCCGATGAGCTGAAATTGCCGGAAGGGTGGGATTTTCTGGCATCGATGCCGGCAAAGCTTTCTGCGATCTTGACGTTGGTGTTCGTGACGGTCGTCAATTACGTCTTGTATAACAGAACCATCAAGCAGGGCACGATCCTCTGGGGGAAAATCGATTTCGTGTCCCAGTTTGTTCTGATTTTCTTGGCGTTCATCTCCACATGGACGATGGGGTTGATGGGGGCGGTCCGGTCCCTGCTCAAAAAATATTTCCACACCTATAGTCTGGTCTCGGACCTCAGTGCGGAGTCTTTTACTCCGACGCTCTCCTATTCGGCCTGGTGGATCACGGCGATTACCGTGTTCTTTATTGCCATCGTCAGTGTGGCTGCCCTAGTAGCTCTTCGGCCTTCAGTTTCGAGGGTGCGAGAGCCTGAGGGGAGTCCGGTCCCGGTCGGGGCCAAATAA
- a CDS encoding c-type cytochrome, which translates to MFKKLTIGLVVGGALVGITHSQEVPFDFQKLFFIFALIGAVVFVMLDAQPIGIMSGGKSVFAVTAFWVLLITACIAGASLLPQFNPEDERAKIDKLLGKERAASQKGKAEELIARAKALDEQVKALEERLKGLGGGQAASASPAPPAGEKPSSTAATSAGGGGDFMKVGEEQWQLQECYNCHKLRGEGGKKRGPELDNIGSFLTVEEIQQKIYDPKSIMAEGYEKEWQKGIMPDKFKDLMEPKEMQALAAWLGTFKNTSVNTPKPIKKK; encoded by the coding sequence GTGTTCAAGAAGCTAACAATCGGGCTTGTGGTCGGTGGCGCACTTGTGGGTATCACGCACTCGCAGGAGGTACCGTTCGATTTCCAAAAGTTGTTCTTTATCTTCGCGCTGATCGGGGCTGTTGTCTTTGTGATGCTTGACGCGCAGCCGATCGGAATAATGAGCGGCGGGAAGTCCGTCTTTGCGGTCACCGCGTTCTGGGTCCTGCTGATTACGGCCTGCATCGCGGGCGCTTCCCTGTTGCCGCAGTTTAATCCCGAAGACGAACGGGCCAAAATCGACAAGCTTTTGGGAAAGGAACGGGCTGCCTCGCAGAAGGGCAAGGCTGAGGAATTGATCGCTCGGGCCAAGGCACTCGATGAGCAGGTCAAAGCCCTGGAAGAGCGCCTCAAGGGATTGGGGGGAGGTCAGGCTGCATCTGCATCACCGGCGCCTCCGGCCGGGGAGAAGCCTTCTTCGACAGCAGCCACGTCTGCTGGAGGGGGTGGGGATTTCATGAAGGTGGGCGAGGAGCAGTGGCAATTGCAAGAATGCTACAACTGCCACAAGTTGAGGGGTGAGGGCGGGAAGAAACGAGGTCCTGAATTGGATAACATCGGCTCGTTCTTGACGGTCGAGGAGATTCAACAGAAAATCTACGACCCCAAGAGCATCATGGCTGAGGGGTATGAGAAGGAATGGCAAAAGGGCATCATGCCGGACAAGTTTAAGGACCTCATGGAGCCCAAAGAAATGCAGGCCCTGGCTGCCTGGTTGGGTACCTTCAAGAACACCTCGGTGAATACCCCGAAGCCGATCAAGAAAAAATGA
- a CDS encoding ubiquinol-cytochrome c reductase iron-sulfur subunit yields the protein MMLQPKLKSKVRCTDLDIGEVTKVVLDPLSHEISHIVVSMNGSGERQVAMGHVQAVTDDVVQLRAPSTDILALPPFKREDYVTTHEVEISHLEDNIHVTPGEVLVPLPDLEKSVKRRTFFMNFTHVIGFLVGLPIAYPILRYLMKPMYADFDNDWLNVGNVSKIKQDDVGVQFKYKKKVKEVYMPESEIDKNVWILRATPELLEKVYNDKDMEFRDAKGKTIWANKRDIPYVAFSGKCPHLGCAFKWRQHKTLGQVFLCPCHLSIYDAAGKVLDGPAPRGLDALPVRVSAAGDVEIIDMEFKAGTKSQIRII from the coding sequence ATGATGCTGCAACCGAAGTTGAAATCCAAGGTCCGGTGCACCGACCTCGACATCGGCGAAGTCACGAAAGTCGTGCTCGATCCGCTTTCCCACGAGATCAGCCATATCGTGGTGTCTATGAATGGGAGCGGTGAGCGACAAGTCGCCATGGGTCATGTCCAGGCCGTGACGGACGACGTCGTGCAGTTGCGCGCGCCGTCAACCGATATTCTGGCCTTGCCTCCCTTCAAGCGGGAAGATTATGTCACCACGCATGAAGTGGAGATCTCCCACCTCGAGGACAACATCCATGTGACGCCAGGCGAGGTGTTGGTCCCCTTGCCTGATCTGGAAAAAAGCGTCAAGCGCCGCACCTTTTTCATGAATTTCACGCATGTCATTGGGTTCTTGGTCGGCCTCCCCATTGCCTATCCAATTCTCCGCTATCTGATGAAGCCGATGTATGCGGATTTCGACAACGACTGGCTGAACGTGGGGAATGTCAGCAAGATCAAGCAGGATGATGTCGGAGTGCAGTTCAAGTACAAGAAAAAGGTCAAAGAAGTTTATATGCCGGAGAGCGAAATCGATAAAAACGTCTGGATCCTCCGAGCGACCCCCGAGCTTCTCGAGAAAGTTTACAACGACAAGGACATGGAGTTTCGAGATGCCAAGGGGAAAACGATCTGGGCCAACAAGCGAGACATTCCCTATGTGGCGTTCTCCGGCAAGTGCCCCCATTTGGGATGCGCATTCAAGTGGCGACAGCACAAAACGCTCGGACAAGTGTTTCTCTGCCCTTGCCACCTCAGTATCTACGACGCAGCAGGGAAAGTGCTTGACGGCCCGGCCCCACGTGGCCTTGACGCATTACCCGTGAGGGTTTCTGCAGCTGGGGACGTGGAGATCATCGACATGGAATTCAAGGCCGGTACAAAATCACAAATCCGGATCATTTGA
- a CDS encoding cytochrome bc complex cytochrome b subunit, producing the protein MDSKQSSSTVIPDHQPSAIEKLVAFLDERVGLKEMQAKMLNEPIPGGSRWAYVFGSILLFIFAMQALTGMLLMFYYVPTADHAYASTQYIIHDVDYGWFILGYHFWGSSAMVVCVVAHMSQVFLWGAYKKPRELLWLVGLALFGVVITFGFTGYLLPWDQRAFWATTVGVEILDKTPIVGDFIARFLKGGPTPGQMTLSRFFVLHVMILPAALMALAGLHLFLFRVAAPAGPFTGTVEEIKAKTDYFFPRQIWKDMVGMAFVFVGICALALWEPVVLLDEAAPDPGDYHPEPEWYFLFYFQLLRLKLFAGESGQFLGAVVLPAVFMALLVALPFIDKDPERNIFKRPVALISWIAIMVVIVLFTVASVINRAFLD; encoded by the coding sequence ATGGATAGCAAGCAATCATCATCGACGGTAATTCCTGATCATCAGCCCAGCGCCATCGAAAAGCTCGTGGCGTTCCTTGACGAGCGGGTCGGGCTCAAGGAGATGCAAGCCAAGATGCTCAATGAGCCGATTCCCGGCGGCTCTCGTTGGGCCTACGTGTTCGGCTCCATCTTGTTGTTCATCTTTGCCATGCAGGCACTGACCGGCATGTTGCTCATGTTCTATTACGTGCCGACAGCCGACCATGCCTACGCCAGTACGCAATATATCATTCACGATGTCGATTATGGGTGGTTCATTCTGGGCTACCATTTTTGGGGATCCAGCGCCATGGTCGTCTGCGTGGTGGCCCATATGTCTCAGGTCTTTCTCTGGGGGGCGTACAAGAAGCCGCGAGAATTGCTGTGGCTTGTCGGACTCGCGCTGTTTGGTGTTGTGATCACCTTCGGTTTTACAGGCTACCTCTTGCCCTGGGACCAACGGGCGTTCTGGGCAACGACCGTGGGTGTCGAAATCTTGGATAAGACTCCCATTGTCGGTGATTTTATAGCCCGATTTCTGAAGGGTGGCCCGACCCCCGGGCAGATGACCTTAAGCCGATTTTTCGTCCTCCATGTGATGATTCTCCCGGCGGCACTCATGGCCTTGGCCGGATTGCATCTGTTCCTGTTTCGTGTCGCCGCCCCCGCAGGACCCTTCACCGGTACGGTGGAGGAGATCAAAGCGAAAACCGACTATTTCTTTCCCCGTCAAATTTGGAAAGACATGGTCGGGATGGCGTTTGTCTTCGTAGGGATTTGCGCCTTGGCCCTCTGGGAGCCGGTCGTCTTATTGGATGAGGCGGCGCCGGATCCAGGGGACTACCATCCCGAGCCGGAATGGTATTTTCTATTCTATTTTCAGCTGCTCAGATTGAAACTGTTCGCCGGTGAGTCCGGTCAATTTCTCGGTGCCGTGGTGTTGCCGGCCGTCTTCATGGCATTGCTCGTCGCGCTCCCGTTCATCGACAAAGATCCCGAGCGGAATATTTTCAAGCGACCGGTCGCCCTCATCAGTTGGATTGCGATCATGGTGGTGATTGTCTTGTTCACGGTTGCATCGGTGATTAACCGAGCGTTCCTGGACTGA
- a CDS encoding cytochrome ubiquinol oxidase subunit I, with protein sequence MRQEVGTIQRALRAVSGCGGSLATLLLTAGWLALPSIGFAAEGTAAGPTEYRDIGYIGSRNLVWIVAQLHLLLAGFVLGVPIFAWLCEVIAWRGGEKRYDKLAKEFTKLLTSAYATTALFGGILLFLLVAFYPKLMNYLTDVFFPSFLLYCLLFLLETATLYLYWYGWDAMQGGGKKTLHVFLGFLLNFFALFIMIVPNAWATFQASPVVISEGTAIERAWAATWNPTWWPINVHRLIANVVLGGYICGAYAGVRYLSVKSTEEREHYDWMGYVGNFIGVFGLLALPFAGYWLMREIYQYNQQMGITLMGGFLSWLFIIQAMLIGVLFLGSNYYFWLGITYRIPGSEAKYRRAMLLMLISLLFCLAVWMTPHSLVASIEEAQKMGGAHHPLLGVLGVMSAKMTVANLMILITFMSFVMYWRAGKQDTARWAKLGKAVMSAVLVLASLAVIVLGVWGYFVPAIVRINYFSTSQVLIVIFVILTIAPLTALLLKSAKTTTEMVWGSMPPRAGYALVLNAVMIILLMALMGYARSSSRVHWHVYGVMRDSSPYAYSPALGSASLIMGFCTFFFCILVAFIFWVATMGDKAKAAAPTGKGELPHGIPAMAGGSPEERHRT encoded by the coding sequence ATGCGACAAGAGGTCGGAACGATTCAACGAGCTCTCCGAGCCGTCAGCGGGTGCGGCGGATCGCTCGCAACTCTCTTGTTGACGGCTGGGTGGCTTGCACTCCCTTCGATCGGATTCGCGGCGGAAGGCACAGCGGCCGGACCGACCGAATATCGCGATATTGGTTATATCGGCAGTCGGAACTTGGTCTGGATCGTCGCGCAGCTGCATCTTCTGCTTGCAGGGTTCGTCTTAGGAGTGCCGATCTTCGCCTGGTTATGCGAAGTCATCGCGTGGAGGGGAGGCGAAAAGCGTTACGACAAGCTCGCCAAGGAGTTTACGAAGCTCCTGACTTCGGCCTATGCGACCACCGCCCTGTTCGGCGGCATTCTCTTGTTTCTCTTGGTGGCGTTTTACCCCAAGCTCATGAATTATTTGACGGACGTTTTCTTCCCGTCTTTTCTCCTCTACTGCCTCCTGTTCTTGCTCGAAACCGCCACGCTCTATCTGTATTGGTATGGGTGGGATGCCATGCAAGGTGGAGGCAAGAAGACGTTGCATGTGTTTCTGGGGTTTTTGCTGAACTTCTTCGCCTTATTCATCATGATCGTGCCCAATGCCTGGGCCACGTTCCAGGCCAGCCCGGTTGTGATTTCAGAAGGCACGGCTATCGAGCGTGCCTGGGCGGCAACGTGGAACCCGACCTGGTGGCCGATCAATGTCCATCGCCTCATCGCCAATGTCGTGCTCGGTGGATACATTTGTGGGGCCTATGCCGGAGTCCGGTATTTGTCGGTCAAGAGCACTGAGGAACGGGAGCATTACGATTGGATGGGCTATGTCGGCAACTTTATCGGCGTGTTCGGCCTGTTGGCCCTGCCGTTTGCCGGCTACTGGCTCATGCGGGAAATCTACCAGTACAACCAGCAGATGGGCATTACACTGATGGGAGGATTCCTGTCCTGGCTCTTCATCATCCAAGCCATGTTGATCGGAGTCCTGTTTCTTGGTTCGAACTATTACTTCTGGCTGGGGATTACCTATCGCATTCCCGGATCGGAGGCAAAATATCGGCGGGCCATGTTGCTGATGCTGATCAGCTTGCTGTTCTGCCTTGCTGTGTGGATGACGCCTCACTCCCTCGTCGCCAGCATTGAAGAGGCCCAGAAGATGGGAGGAGCTCATCATCCCCTGCTGGGCGTCCTCGGCGTTATGTCTGCCAAAATGACGGTGGCGAACCTCATGATTCTCATTACGTTCATGAGCTTTGTCATGTATTGGCGGGCCGGGAAGCAAGACACGGCCAGGTGGGCGAAGTTGGGAAAGGCGGTCATGAGCGCTGTGTTAGTGTTGGCCAGTCTTGCTGTCATCGTCCTCGGGGTGTGGGGATACTTCGTGCCGGCGATCGTCCGCATCAATTATTTCTCCACGTCCCAGGTGCTGATCGTCATCTTCGTCATCCTGACGATTGCGCCGTTGACGGCACTGTTGCTCAAGAGTGCCAAGACGACGACGGAGATGGTATGGGGCAGTATGCCTCCGCGTGCAGGGTATGCTCTGGTCCTCAATGCTGTCATGATCATCCTCCTCATGGCGCTGATGGGCTACGCGCGATCCTCGTCCCGCGTCCATTGGCATGTGTACGGAGTCATGCGTGATTCATCGCCCTATGCCTATTCGCCGGCCCTCGGCAGCGCGTCGCTGATCATGGGCTTCTGCACCTTTTTCTTCTGTATCCTCGTGGCCTTTATCTTCTGGGTCGCCACCATGGGTGACAAGGCCAAGGCTGCGGCACCAACAGGGAAGGGAGAGTTGCCGCACGGCATTCCCGCGATGGCCGGAGGATCTCCAGAGGAGCGACACAGGACGTGA